DNA from Pelobacter propionicus DSM 2379:
GCAGCAGAACCGAATCCACCATCTTCAGCACGCGCTCCACCTCGCCGCCGAAATCGGCATGGCCGGGGGTGTCGACGATATTGATCTTGTAGCGGCCGTGGTGGATGGAGAGGCTCTTGGCCAGGATGGTGATGCCGCGCTCCTTCTCCAGGTCGTTGGAGTCCATGACCCGCTCGGTGATGGCCTCGTTTTCGCGGAAAACGCCGGCGTGACGCAGCATTGCATCCACCAGGGTAGTCTTGCCATGGTCGACGTGGGCGATGATGGCGATGTTTCTGATTCGTTCCTGCATGGGTAAAACTCCTCGATCAGTCAAAATAAAACGACGGGCATTACTGCCCGTCGTACGGTATGCAATATGTCAGCTTTTTCCAGATCTGGCAAGCGTTTATGCGCTACAAACCAAAAGCGTCCCCTTTTCCCGGAGATTCAGTGCTCATGGTACCCCAGCACCACCAGCAGGCAGCTGCCGTCGGCGATGATATTGACACCCTTTTCCCGGCAGAGGGCCACGGCGGCGGGGTGTTCAGCCCCCGGCTGCATCCAGATGCTGGTGATCCCTTTCTCGATGGCCAAAGGCACCAGCTTGGCCGTGACCGCGGGAGGGGTGATCATGGAGAGGCTCGTCACCTCTGGCGGCAGTTCGGCGATGGTGGCGACGCAGGCAACTCCCTCGATCTCATGCTCGTGAGGGTTGACGGGAATGGCCTTCCGGTCGTTCTGCTGGTAGCAGCGCAACACCTTGTTGCCGTACTTCTCGCGCCTGACAGAGGCGCCGGCAACCCCGAATGCGGGAGAGGCCAGGAAACGTTCGATCTGCTGGTCGATGGTCATGTAGTGCTCCTGAAAAGAGGTATGCCGGATGCGCGAACCGGGAGGTCACTCCCTGACCTGGCCGTCGCCGTAGACGATGAACTTGGTGGTGGTCAGGTCCTCCAGCCCCATGGGGCCGAAGGAGTGCAGCTTGGTTGTTGATATGCCGATCTCCGCACCTAAGCCTAACTGGTTGCCGTCGGCAAAGCGGGTGGAGGCGTTGACCACCACGCAGCTGGAATTGACCTCGCGGATGAAGCGCTGGGCCCGGCCGTAGTCGCTGGTGATGATGGATTCGGTGTGCAGCGAGCCGTAGCGGTTGATGTGGTCGATGGCCTGGTCCAGGTCGTCCACCACCCGGCAGGCCAGGATCAGCTCCAGGTATTCGGCGTACCAGTCCTCTTCGCTGGCCGGCTTGGCCTGGGGGGCCAGGGCGCGGAAACGTTCGTCTCCGCGCAGTTCAACCTGCATGCCGCCCAGGATGGATGCGATGCGGGGAATGAAGGCGGCCGCAACCGATTCGTGGATCAGCAAGGTCTCCAGGGCGTTGCACACACCGGGGCGCTGGGTCTTGGCGTTGATGATGATCCGTTCGGCCATGTCGAAGTCGGCACTCTCGTCCACGAAGATGTGGCAGACCCCCTTGTAATGCTTGATCACCGGGATACGCGAGTTTTCGGTCACGAAACGGATCAGCCCCTCGCCGCCGCGGGGGATGATCAGGTCGATGCACTCCTCCTGCTTGAG
Protein-coding regions in this window:
- a CDS encoding CoA-binding protein: MTIDQQIERFLASPAFGVAGASVRREKYGNKVLRCYQQNDRKAIPVNPHEHEIEGVACVATIAELPPEVTSLSMITPPAVTAKLVPLAIEKGITSIWMQPGAEHPAAVALCREKGVNIIADGSCLLVVLGYHEH
- a CDS encoding glutamate-5-semialdehyde dehydrogenase — protein: MTIAEQVAQIAHEARQASFVLSRLSTRVKNELLLAMAEALEQQAPHLIAENAKDLEEGKQKGLSSAMLDRLMLDAKRISAMADALREVAALPDPVGEVTKMWKRPNNLMVGKMRIPLGVIGIIFEARPNVTADAAALCLKAGNAVILRGGKEAINSNRAIAAILREAMVSKGVPAGALALIPFTDRQGVLEMLKQEECIDLIIPRGGEGLIRFVTENSRIPVIKHYKGVCHIFVDESADFDMAERIIINAKTQRPGVCNALETLLIHESVAAAFIPRIASILGGMQVELRGDERFRALAPQAKPASEEDWYAEYLELILACRVVDDLDQAIDHINRYGSLHTESIITSDYGRAQRFIREVNSSCVVVNASTRFADGNQLGLGAEIGISTTKLHSFGPMGLEDLTTTKFIVYGDGQVRE